The DNA sequence TTTTCCGAAAGCTCGGCGTTAAGGTGGAAGTGGTCGATGCACGCAAGGAGTTCTTTACGGCGCTGAAGGAAATCGACGACCCGGAAGAGAAACGGGAAGCCATTACACAGACATTCTACAAAAGCGTATTCGGACGGATTGTCAGGGGAAACGAGGCGAAGTATCTTCTGCAGGGGACAATTCTGACGGACGTCGACGAGACGGTAGCGGGGGTAAAACGGCAGCACAACGTCTTCGAGCAATTAGGGATTGACCCGCAGGAGGCGTTCGGCTACCGGATTATTGAGCCATTAATTCAGCTTCGCAAGGACGGCGTGAGAAAAGTCGGGCAGGCGCTGGGACTGCCGTTGGAACTATTCGCGAGGATTCCGTTTCCCGGGCCGGCACTTGCGGCGAGGGTGATAGGCGAGGTGACCCGCGAGCGAATTGAGACGGTGCGCGCGGCGACGGTTGTTGTCGAGCGGCTGCTCGGAGACAGCGGCGCATTTCAATATATGGCGATATTGCATAAAGACCGCGTGACGGGTATGCGGGACGGCAAGCGTGATTTTGGTCAGCAGATAGAGGTACGGTGCTGGGACAGCGTCGATGCGAGGACTGCAACGCCGACACGGCTGCCTTTCGAAATGCTCGAAAGACTATCGGAGGAGATTATCCGTGATGTGCCCGGGGTCGTGAGCGTTACATATAATATAGCTGCCAAGCCGCCATCCACAATCGAAGCGGTCTGAGGTCTTTTCGGCGATTAGGTGTTGAAAAAAGGGGGGAACCTACGATTTTTGGGTATTTCGGGCGGTTTTTGCGGAAGAGCTAAATATTGGAATTTAGCAAAAACTCTTGACACAGAGAGCCATTTACGTTAATTTCCGTTGTTCGACTGCCTTTGAGAAGGCAGAGTAATCAAGAAAAGAAGAGTTTGGAGGTATTTTGTGGCAAAAGAGCTGGCACGTGAACTGATAAACGCAGGGGTGCATTTCGGGCATGGGGTGAGCCGATGGAACCCGAAGATGGCCCCATTTATTTTTGCCAAGCGCGGCAATATCCATATTATAGATGTTAAGAAGACTTTGGCTGGGATACTGATAGCCAAGAAGCTGCTCGCCGAGATAGTATCTTCCGGGAAGGACGTTGTATTTGTTGGGACGAAGCGTCAGGCCCAAAAGGTCGTCGAAGGCGCTGCGGGCAAGTGCGGGATGCACTTTGTGTCCGAGCGATGGCTTGGGGGGACGCTTACAAACTTTCGGACAATCCGGTCTCAACTTCAAAAACTGCAGCAATTAGAAGCTATGCAGGAAGACGGGACGCTTGAAGCGGAAAGCAAGAAGATGGCATCGCGGCTGAAGCGCGAGCTGCGGAAGCTGAGAAGCAACCTGGGCGGCATCCGCGATATGACGAGACTGCCCGGCGCGGTTGTGGTGGTCGATGCGACGAAGGAATACCTTGCCCTGCACGAAGCCAAGAAGCTTGGCGTTACAACAATAGGAGTTATCGATACAGACGCGAACCCTGATACGGTTGACGTTGCGATTCCGGCGAACGACGATTCGATGCGGGCGATAGATTTGATACTAAACGAGCTTGCGGACGCAGTGGCAATCGGCAAGACGATGGTTTCAACGAGGCCAGAGGCCGGGCCACATCCGAAGCGAGCACGTTCGAGAAGGCCTGCGCTGGCCCGCGCGGATGCGGCAGAGGCAGCACCTGTTTCAGCCGGTGAAGCGAGCCAGTCGCCGGAGCAAGCACCGAAGGAACAGGCAGAGTCCGGGCAGTCAGAATAAGAGCACAAGAGTATAAGTGCACAAGTCAAAAGCACGGGAGTTTTTAAAGATGGCGGAAATTTCAGCTGCAACGGTAGTTAAACTGCGTAAGATGAGCGGTCAGGGGATGATGGACTGCAAGAAGGCCCTCGAGGAATCGAACGGGGACATAGAAAAGGCGATAGATATACTGAGAAAGAAAGGTCTTGCGACGCTGGCGAAGCGTGCCGAGCGGGAGACAACGGAAGGATTAGTTGTCGGCAAGGCCAGCAATGACGGCAAGGTCTCAGCGATGGCGACACTATGTTGTGAGACGGATTTTGTGACCAAGAGCGATGATTTTGCGGCGGCCGCGGCGGCGCTGGGCGATTACGCCCTGGCATGCCCGGCGGACGAAGGGGTGGAGAATCTTTTGGGGACATCTGTCGGCGGCAAGAAGCTCAGCGATATTGTGACCGAGATAGTCAGTAAGACGGGGGAGAAAATTACGGTCGGCGATTTTGCGAAATACAAGCTCGAAGGTCCCGGGCTTATAAGCACGTACATACACTTCAACGGCAAGGTCGGCACGATGGTGCAGATAGAGACCGGCGACGAGAAAACAGCATCCGGAGCCGCGATGAAGCAGACGGGGGCAGATATAGCGATGCATGTTACCGCGACGAAGCCGCTGTCACTGGACAAGAGCGGCATCAGCGCAGAGACAATCGAAAGGGAGAAATCCATTTTCGCCGAGCAGATTAAGAACAAGCCCGCGAATATCATCGATAAAATTGTCGAAGGCAAGATGAATAAATTCTTTGCCGAGAACTGCCTTGTTGCGCAGCAGTTTGTCAAAGACGACAGTAAGACCGTAGCAGCGGTTTTGGAAGAGGCGGCCAAACAATCGGGCGGAACGGCGAAGATAAAGAGATTTGTGCGGTTTGAAATCGGATAACGGACAGACCACGGACGGCGTATAGCGTTTAGAAGATGGGCAAGAGCAAATATAAACGGGTGTTGTTGAAGCTTTCGGGCCAAAGCTTTTGCAAGCAGGGGGAATTCGGGATAGACGGGGACGCGCTGGAGTCAATCGCCAAGAGAATCGCGGAGATTTGCAAAATCGGGCCAGAGGTGGCAGTTGTAGTCGGGGCGGGCAACTTTCTGCGAGGAGAGAGCTTTTCAGAGGTCAGCGGCATACCGAGAAACACGGCAGATTATATGGGGATGCTTGCCACAATTATAAACGCCTGCGCACTGCAGGAGACGCTTGAAAAGCTGGGACAGCCAACGAGGGTGCTCAGCGCTATAGAAGTTGCGGCGATGTGTGAGCCGTTTATCCGAAGACGCGCGCTTCATCATCTCGAGCAGGGAAGAGTAGCGATATTAGCCGGCGGAACCGGAAACCCATTTTTTACGACCGATACGTGCGCGGCTTTGAGGGCATCGGAGCTTGAGGCGGATGTGCTGATTAAGGCGACCAAGGTTG is a window from the Phycisphaerae bacterium genome containing:
- a CDS encoding ATP-binding protein — protein: MITEITKEKLDVKSFIGEKVKEIKEAVGKGTAINALSGGVDSSTVTMLGHRALGERLKTVFIENGLMRAGESEQVVGFFRKLGVKVEVVDARKEFFTALKEIDDPEEKREAITQTFYKSVFGRIVRGNEAKYLLQGTILTDVDETVAGVKRQHNVFEQLGIDPQEAFGYRIIEPLIQLRKDGVRKVGQALGLPLELFARIPFPGPALAARVIGEVTRERIETVRAATVVVERLLGDSGAFQYMAILHKDRVTGMRDGKRDFGQQIEVRCWDSVDARTATPTRLPFEMLERLSEEIIRDVPGVVSVTYNIAAKPPSTIEAV
- the rpsB gene encoding 30S ribosomal protein S2 produces the protein MAKELARELINAGVHFGHGVSRWNPKMAPFIFAKRGNIHIIDVKKTLAGILIAKKLLAEIVSSGKDVVFVGTKRQAQKVVEGAAGKCGMHFVSERWLGGTLTNFRTIRSQLQKLQQLEAMQEDGTLEAESKKMASRLKRELRKLRSNLGGIRDMTRLPGAVVVVDATKEYLALHEAKKLGVTTIGVIDTDANPDTVDVAIPANDDSMRAIDLILNELADAVAIGKTMVSTRPEAGPHPKRARSRRPALARADAAEAAPVSAGEASQSPEQAPKEQAESGQSE
- the tsf gene encoding translation elongation factor Ts encodes the protein MAEISAATVVKLRKMSGQGMMDCKKALEESNGDIEKAIDILRKKGLATLAKRAERETTEGLVVGKASNDGKVSAMATLCCETDFVTKSDDFAAAAAALGDYALACPADEGVENLLGTSVGGKKLSDIVTEIVSKTGEKITVGDFAKYKLEGPGLISTYIHFNGKVGTMVQIETGDEKTASGAAMKQTGADIAMHVTATKPLSLDKSGISAETIEREKSIFAEQIKNKPANIIDKIVEGKMNKFFAENCLVAQQFVKDDSKTVAAVLEEAAKQSGGTAKIKRFVRFEIG
- the pyrH gene encoding UMP kinase, whose translation is MGKSKYKRVLLKLSGQSFCKQGEFGIDGDALESIAKRIAEICKIGPEVAVVVGAGNFLRGESFSEVSGIPRNTADYMGMLATIINACALQETLEKLGQPTRVLSAIEVAAMCEPFIRRRALHHLEQGRVAILAGGTGNPFFTTDTCAALRASELEADVLIKATKVDGVFSDDPVKNPKAKLFKKLSYTDVLKKNLRVMDHSAISLCMDNDISIVVLNIFKEGNITKAICGEQVGTCIGS